In Pseudoalteromonas sp. MM1, a single window of DNA contains:
- a CDS encoding aldo/keto reductase has translation MSSLNNIPPVGFGLWKVAQEDCAQTVYQAIKAGYRHLDCASDYGNEEQVGDGIAQAIKDGLCTREELWVTSKLWNTFHAPEHVELAIDKTLSDLKLDYLDLYLIHFPIAQTFVPIETRYPPEWFVDPDAQNPQMELAKVPLHLTWQAMEEQVHNNKTKRIGVCNYSSALLHDLMTYATIKPAMLQIESHPYLTQERLVRLAKQYDIPVTAFSPLGALSYLELEMADQTESVLEQSVVKAAAQNHGKTPAQVVLRWGVQRGTAIIPKTSKFERMKENLALFDFELTEHEMAQISALNSNRRFNDPGHFCEAAFNRFHPIYD, from the coding sequence ATGAGTTCATTAAATAACATCCCGCCAGTCGGGTTCGGTTTATGGAAAGTAGCACAAGAAGACTGTGCACAAACGGTGTACCAAGCCATTAAAGCAGGCTACCGCCACCTTGATTGCGCATCAGACTACGGCAACGAAGAACAAGTTGGCGATGGCATAGCCCAAGCAATTAAAGACGGCCTTTGTACTCGCGAAGAATTATGGGTTACGTCAAAACTATGGAATACGTTTCATGCGCCAGAGCATGTAGAGCTAGCCATTGATAAAACCTTGAGCGATTTAAAGCTCGATTACCTCGACTTATACTTAATTCACTTTCCGATTGCGCAAACGTTTGTACCAATCGAAACTCGCTACCCACCAGAATGGTTTGTAGACCCAGATGCACAAAACCCACAAATGGAGCTGGCAAAAGTGCCGCTACACTTAACGTGGCAAGCAATGGAAGAGCAAGTACACAATAACAAAACAAAGCGCATTGGTGTGTGTAACTACTCAAGCGCATTACTTCACGATTTAATGACCTACGCCACAATTAAACCCGCCATGCTGCAAATTGAATCGCACCCATATTTAACGCAAGAGCGCCTAGTAAGGCTTGCCAAACAGTATGACATTCCGGTTACGGCGTTTTCACCGCTTGGTGCGCTTTCGTACCTTGAACTTGAAATGGCCGATCAAACTGAGTCGGTACTTGAGCAAAGCGTAGTAAAAGCTGCGGCGCAAAACCATGGCAAAACACCCGCACAAGTTGTGCTGCGCTGGGGCGTGCAACGAGGTACGGCCATTATTCCAAAAACCTCTAAATTTGAACGCATGAAAGAAAACCTCGCGCTGTTCGACTTTGAACTAACAGAACATGAAATGGCGCAAATTTCTGCGCTTAATAGCAACCGCCGTTTTAACGACCCTGGGCACTTTTGTGAAGCTGCCTTTAACCGTTTTCACCCTATTTACGATTAG
- a CDS encoding YeiH family protein produces MQSLTSTLKVKISPLWQGASIAAMTGLAALFLSEHYGAPAMLFALLLGMAVSFLYQSDSPCAKGIDFTGTTILRVGIVLLGTRIALGDLITLGWQTALMLAGAIFTTIILGVVLARVFGLQKRFGALTGGSVAICGASAALAISSIMPNSEHKERDTLLTVIGVTAMSTIAMILYPIVVNYLEFDAHNAGVFLGGTIHDVAQVVGAGYSVSPEAGDIATLTKLVRVAMLLPVVLIMMVVINRSNKGNHGELPKVPGFLIGFVILMLINSTFNLPAIVLETANELSRFFLIAAIAAIGMKTNLGKLTEVGLKPIIMIVAETIWIALLILGFVLCS; encoded by the coding sequence ATGCAAAGCTTAACCAGTACACTAAAAGTAAAAATTTCCCCATTATGGCAAGGGGCTAGCATTGCTGCAATGACGGGCCTTGCCGCTTTATTTTTAAGTGAACACTATGGCGCACCCGCTATGCTATTTGCTTTATTATTAGGCATGGCGGTGTCGTTTTTATATCAAAGCGACAGCCCATGCGCTAAAGGCATAGACTTTACCGGCACCACGATTTTACGCGTAGGCATTGTTTTACTGGGCACACGTATTGCTTTAGGTGATTTAATTACATTGGGCTGGCAAACCGCTTTAATGCTAGCTGGCGCTATATTTACCACCATTATTTTAGGGGTTGTACTTGCCCGAGTATTTGGTTTACAAAAGCGCTTTGGCGCACTCACCGGAGGTTCAGTCGCTATTTGTGGTGCATCGGCAGCACTGGCTATTTCATCTATTATGCCTAATAGCGAGCATAAAGAGCGCGATACGTTACTGACTGTAATTGGCGTAACGGCTATGTCGACCATTGCAATGATTTTATACCCTATTGTGGTTAACTACCTTGAATTTGACGCCCACAACGCCGGGGTATTTTTAGGTGGCACCATACACGATGTTGCCCAAGTAGTCGGTGCGGGTTATTCGGTATCACCCGAGGCAGGCGATATAGCAACACTTACCAAGCTAGTACGAGTAGCCATGCTACTGCCAGTAGTACTTATTATGATGGTAGTGATTAACCGCTCAAATAAAGGTAACCATGGCGAGTTGCCAAAAGTACCCGGGTTTTTAATTGGCTTTGTTATTTTAATGCTTATTAACAGCACCTTTAACCTACCAGCTATCGTGCTCGAAACCGCTAACGAGCTTTCTCGATTCTTTTTAATAGCCGCCATAGCCGCCATTGGTATGAAAACAAACCTAGGCAAACTCACCGAGGTGGGCTTAAAGCCAATAATAATGATTGTTGCTGAAACAATTTGGATAGCACTGTTAATACTTGGCTTTGTATTGTGTAGTTAA
- a CDS encoding DUF3297 family protein: protein MTDSTKPALPDQLSINPRSKHYVEEVFEHEIGVKLNGKERFDVEEYCISEGWIKIAAPKALDRRGQPLLMKVKGTVEVFYK, encoded by the coding sequence ATGACCGATTCAACAAAACCAGCATTACCTGATCAGCTTTCTATTAATCCACGCAGCAAGCATTACGTAGAAGAAGTGTTTGAACACGAAATTGGCGTAAAGTTAAACGGTAAAGAGCGCTTTGATGTAGAAGAATACTGCATTAGCGAAGGCTGGATTAAAATTGCCGCACCTAAAGCGCTAGACCGCCGCGGCCAACCTTTACTTATGAAAGTAAAAGGCACGGTAGAGGTATTTTATAAGTAA
- a CDS encoding homocysteine S-methyltransferase family protein: MNKLTILDGGMGRELKRIGAPFTQPLWSAQALIEAPHFVTQAHQGFIDAGAEIITVNSYACVPFHLGEALYQAQGAALAQQAAVIAKEVTQSAKQNVLVAGSLPPAFGSYRPELFESERAFTILDTLYKAQDEYVDLWIGETISSIEEAHVMASVLKDSNKPCYYAFTLNDVVSEQAKLRSGELVSDAVAALLEQNVAGIFFNCSIPEVIEQAFSDTNAVLAKQNKSVVLGAFANGFTPIAHDYKANEGSQAYRDISPVEYLDFAKTWYSQGASIIGGCCGIGPEFIEVLANWKQALKSA, translated from the coding sequence ATGAATAAACTCACTATTTTAGATGGCGGCATGGGCCGTGAACTTAAGCGCATTGGCGCGCCGTTTACACAGCCACTGTGGAGTGCACAAGCATTAATAGAAGCTCCGCACTTTGTAACGCAGGCTCACCAAGGTTTTATAGACGCTGGCGCTGAAATTATTACCGTTAATAGTTATGCCTGTGTGCCCTTTCATTTAGGTGAAGCGCTATATCAAGCTCAAGGCGCAGCCCTAGCACAGCAAGCGGCCGTTATAGCAAAAGAAGTCACTCAAAGTGCTAAACAAAATGTATTAGTAGCAGGTTCATTACCACCCGCCTTTGGCTCTTACCGCCCTGAACTATTTGAAAGCGAGCGCGCATTTACTATTTTAGATACGCTATACAAAGCGCAAGACGAGTATGTAGATTTATGGATTGGTGAAACCATATCGAGCATTGAAGAAGCGCACGTTATGGCAAGCGTACTTAAAGACTCAAACAAACCATGTTATTACGCATTTACCTTAAATGATGTGGTGAGTGAGCAAGCTAAACTTCGCTCTGGTGAGCTGGTAAGTGACGCAGTAGCCGCTTTGCTTGAACAAAATGTTGCGGGTATTTTCTTTAACTGCTCAATTCCTGAGGTTATAGAGCAAGCCTTTAGCGATACTAACGCAGTATTAGCCAAGCAAAATAAAAGCGTTGTTTTAGGCGCGTTTGCTAATGGCTTTACACCCATTGCACACGATTACAAAGCCAACGAAGGCTCGCAAGCGTATCGTGATATTTCACCTGTAGAATATTTAGATTTTGCAAAAACGTGGTACAGCCAGGGCGCAAGTATTATTGGTGGCTGCTGTGGCATAGGCCCAGAGTTTATTGAAGTGCTAGCAAACTGGAAACAAGCACTTAAAAGCGCTTAA
- a CDS encoding P-loop NTPase fold protein, protein MSVELWLDDRLNRKQEGQWLVQFLTSKYAVPEAEHSKNYVLNVNAEWGFGKTYFLRNLAEELKTKQHVVVCFDAWKNDFSENALLSFIAEINEELTNQGLLSATDGKLAGIAKSMKNAALPLLGGFFTKQLFGMSLDGVEALCEKEQESETVSAKATEQSDLSKDITTLASSVSTKAAELAIKEYQTTKNAIGHFRENLRLLVEELEGETPFKAPLFILIDELDRCKPSYSIQLLETIKHLFNVEGVYFIVATASEQLSHSINAVYGEKFESKRYLNRFFDQEYSLKSPDKEEYCNFIWSKYLPKETVFVPVFQAGNKSEDIINIGILSKVAEYMRAGLRDIEQTVKLLYSIQLTQEKTDYLFSLPLFYIITLKIRHPQDYSHFKNVWNRSAKSALSDEQHAKLIRDEFEYDMAFAGNTAYKIKESMHIICDPHIELTKVDPSHSLRSETKKDLKDFIKDEMFEANRVRNFKMEKNFSTYIQIVEQAGQLL, encoded by the coding sequence ATGTCAGTTGAATTATGGTTAGATGATAGGTTGAATCGAAAACAAGAAGGACAATGGCTTGTTCAGTTTTTAACGAGCAAGTACGCAGTACCTGAAGCAGAGCATAGTAAAAACTATGTATTAAATGTCAATGCAGAGTGGGGATTTGGTAAGACTTATTTTCTCCGTAATCTTGCAGAAGAACTAAAAACGAAGCAGCATGTGGTTGTGTGTTTTGATGCATGGAAAAATGATTTTTCTGAAAATGCTTTGCTCAGTTTTATTGCAGAAATAAACGAAGAGTTAACTAATCAAGGCTTACTTAGTGCTACGGATGGTAAATTAGCTGGTATTGCAAAGTCAATGAAAAATGCAGCGCTCCCTTTGCTGGGCGGCTTTTTTACTAAACAGCTTTTTGGTATGTCTCTTGATGGCGTCGAAGCTTTATGTGAAAAGGAGCAAGAAAGTGAGACTGTATCTGCTAAAGCGACTGAACAGTCTGATTTGTCAAAAGATATTACAACCTTAGCTTCTTCGGTCTCTACAAAGGCTGCTGAATTAGCAATAAAAGAGTATCAAACAACAAAAAATGCTATAGGCCATTTTAGGGAAAATTTAAGGCTATTAGTGGAAGAGTTAGAGGGTGAAACTCCATTTAAAGCTCCTTTATTTATTTTGATTGATGAATTAGATCGTTGTAAACCTTCTTATAGTATTCAACTATTAGAAACTATTAAGCATTTATTTAATGTTGAAGGCGTCTACTTTATTGTTGCTACTGCATCAGAACAGCTAAGTCACTCTATCAATGCTGTATACGGAGAAAAATTTGAATCTAAACGTTATTTAAATCGTTTTTTTGATCAAGAGTACTCGTTAAAAAGTCCTGACAAAGAAGAATATTGTAACTTTATTTGGTCAAAGTATTTACCTAAGGAAACAGTTTTCGTTCCGGTTTTCCAAGCAGGTAATAAATCAGAAGATATAATAAATATTGGCATACTCAGTAAGGTTGCTGAGTATATGCGGGCTGGTTTAAGGGATATTGAACAAACCGTTAAGCTTTTATATTCAATTCAATTAACGCAAGAAAAAACTGATTATCTATTTTCATTACCCTTGTTTTATATCATTACTTTAAAAATCAGGCACCCTCAAGATTATTCTCACTTTAAAAATGTATGGAATAGGAGTGCTAAATCGGCTTTAAGCGATGAGCAGCATGCTAAGTTGATAAGAGATGAATTTGAATATGACATGGCTTTTGCTGGGAACACAGCTTATAAAATTAAGGAGTCAATGCATATAATTTGTGATCCACATATTGAGCTTACAAAGGTTGATCCGAGCCACAGTCTTCGAAGTGAGACTAAAAAGGATCTTAAAGACTTTATCAAAGATGAAATGTTTGAAGCTAACCGCGTTCGCAACTTTAAAATGGAAAAGAACTTTTCAACTTATATACAAATAGTTGAGCAGGCTGGGCAACTATTATAA
- a CDS encoding TauD/TfdA family dioxygenase — MSATELNYAQVPTQLTFDDSVFPCIVVNNNNASTVEEAVAFIRAHKSELAKKLRSSGAVLFRGFPINSAETFDTFSAGFDYDNFTYQESLSNAVRINFTERVFTANEAPKDVEIYLHHEMAQTPISPSKLFFFCKSAAEEGGATPLCRSDKLFSALKQFDSQLADDFEQKGLKYTTYMPAADDATSGQGRSWKSTLSVETKDEAHSKLTELGYEWEWLEDGSLKAITPVLPAVLTLENGVQVFYNQLIAAYMGWKGVRENPSVAITFGDGCAIPKQGLEKIVELSKDYTFDLAWQDGDVALVDNEMAMHGRRPFTGERKRQVLVALTAANA; from the coding sequence ATGTCAGCTACCGAACTTAACTATGCCCAAGTGCCTACACAATTAACGTTTGATGACTCGGTTTTTCCGTGCATTGTGGTTAATAACAATAACGCCAGCACCGTTGAAGAAGCGGTAGCTTTTATTCGCGCTCACAAAAGTGAGCTGGCTAAAAAACTTCGCAGCTCAGGCGCTGTATTGTTTAGAGGCTTTCCTATTAATAGCGCCGAGACGTTTGATACGTTTTCAGCAGGGTTTGATTACGACAACTTTACGTACCAAGAGTCGCTATCTAATGCGGTACGTATTAACTTTACTGAGCGTGTATTTACCGCTAACGAAGCCCCAAAAGATGTAGAAATTTACCTTCATCACGAAATGGCACAAACACCTATTTCGCCAAGTAAGCTGTTCTTTTTTTGTAAATCGGCAGCTGAAGAAGGCGGCGCAACGCCACTTTGTCGCTCAGATAAATTATTTAGCGCTTTAAAGCAGTTTGATAGCCAATTAGCCGATGATTTTGAGCAAAAAGGCTTAAAGTACACCACTTATATGCCCGCAGCCGACGATGCTACATCGGGCCAAGGCCGCAGCTGGAAAAGCACCCTAAGTGTTGAAACCAAAGACGAAGCGCACAGCAAACTTACCGAGCTAGGTTACGAGTGGGAATGGCTAGAAGATGGTTCTTTAAAAGCAATTACCCCAGTTTTACCGGCTGTACTTACCCTTGAAAACGGCGTACAGGTTTTTTATAACCAACTTATTGCCGCTTATATGGGCTGGAAAGGCGTACGCGAAAACCCATCGGTTGCTATTACCTTTGGCGATGGCTGTGCCATTCCTAAACAAGGGCTTGAAAAAATTGTTGAGCTATCAAAAGACTATACCTTTGATTTAGCCTGGCAAGATGGCGATGTAGCCTTAGTAGATAACGAAATGGCGATGCATGGCCGCCGCCCATTTACAGGCGAGCGTAAACGCCAAGTGCTTGTTGCCCTTACGGCAGCTAACGCCTAA
- a CDS encoding GntR family transcriptional regulator, giving the protein MSNSMFDHKLSGPSLAFQPLYLQVADYIKQLIVERRWVPGEVLPSEFRLAEEFNVSQGTVRKALNLLTDDKIVTRRQGVGTFVSEHTAQDALFRFFPLQADGKGADLPKAELLSVELCPAPQDVINALQLNKKDKVTKLVRRRILDNEFCMSETIYLPQSFFPDIHQSSDIPHTLYHYYQTKFNQTVHKTQDSIKAVLADETDAKMLAIKTGDPLLLVSRITESIEGKRIEYRLSKCRSDHYHYQIELD; this is encoded by the coding sequence ATGAGTAACTCTATGTTTGATCACAAATTAAGTGGCCCAAGCTTGGCTTTTCAACCGCTTTACTTACAAGTGGCTGATTATATTAAACAGCTCATTGTTGAAAGACGCTGGGTGCCTGGTGAAGTACTACCAAGCGAATTTCGCCTTGCTGAAGAATTTAACGTAAGCCAAGGCACTGTTCGTAAAGCACTTAATTTATTAACTGACGATAAAATAGTTACTCGCCGCCAAGGTGTTGGTACGTTTGTATCTGAGCATACTGCGCAAGACGCCCTGTTTAGGTTTTTTCCGCTACAGGCCGATGGCAAAGGTGCCGACCTACCTAAAGCCGAGCTATTATCAGTTGAGCTTTGCCCTGCACCACAAGATGTTATAAACGCCTTACAACTTAATAAAAAAGACAAAGTTACTAAGCTTGTACGCAGACGTATTCTCGATAACGAATTTTGTATGAGCGAAACTATATACTTACCGCAAAGTTTCTTTCCTGATATACATCAAAGTAGTGATATTCCGCATACATTGTACCATTACTACCAAACCAAATTTAACCAAACCGTACATAAAACCCAAGACAGTATTAAAGCGGTATTAGCGGATGAAACCGATGCTAAAATGCTGGCTATAAAAACCGGCGACCCACTGTTATTGGTATCGCGCATTACCGAATCAATCGAAGGTAAACGTATTGAATACCGTTTAAGTAAATGCCGTAGCGATCATTACCACTACCAAATTGAACTTGATTGA
- a CDS encoding helix-turn-helix domain-containing protein encodes MKNVKQSRCVIGIKGQVPDPDYPVDIWFDSLKSVASVLSKENKQLLKVITEQQPQSVTELASLTGRAVSNVSRTLKTLGKYNLVEMQSTKTMLRPSVIHQEFIVVVNNEQ; translated from the coding sequence ATGAAAAACGTTAAGCAGTCTCGTTGCGTGATTGGCATTAAAGGTCAAGTGCCCGATCCCGATTACCCCGTTGATATTTGGTTCGACTCACTTAAATCGGTCGCTAGTGTGCTGTCGAAAGAGAACAAGCAATTATTAAAAGTGATTACTGAGCAACAGCCGCAATCGGTGACCGAGTTGGCATCGCTTACTGGGCGGGCAGTTAGTAATGTTTCAAGAACACTAAAAACCTTGGGCAAATACAATTTAGTTGAAATGCAAAGTACAAAAACCATGCTTCGCCCTAGTGTCATCCATCAAGAATTTATAGTAGTAGTCAATAATGAACAATAA
- a CDS encoding virulence RhuM family protein: MAEHIPQAPQGEFVLFTSADGQTRVECRFELDTLWLSQAVMAELYDKDVRTINEHLINIYKEGELVQNATIRKFRIVRLEGTRQVSREIDHYNLDAILAVGYRVRSQRGTQFRQWATRILKEYLVKGFAMDDERLKNPPVGHSTVPDYFDEMLERIRDIRASERRVYLRAKEIFTMAADYEPSNQETNRFFQTIQNKLHYACTQMTAAELISNRVDANKPDMGLTSYKGDEVRKTDVTVAKNYLREDEIKELNRIVNMWLDFAEDQALRRKQVFLQDWADKLDQFLSFNDREVLSGAGAISKKAADDKAKLEFDNFAKRRRRLKEAEGENANISALKAIANKGKKG; the protein is encoded by the coding sequence ATGGCAGAGCATATCCCTCAAGCTCCACAAGGAGAGTTTGTTCTTTTTACTAGCGCAGATGGTCAGACGCGTGTTGAATGTCGCTTTGAGTTAGATACCCTATGGTTATCTCAAGCTGTAATGGCGGAGCTTTACGACAAAGATGTTCGTACTATAAATGAGCATTTGATCAATATATACAAAGAAGGTGAGCTTGTACAAAACGCAACCATCCGGAAATTCCGGATAGTTCGGTTAGAAGGTACTCGCCAGGTATCTCGCGAAATCGATCACTATAATCTTGATGCGATTTTAGCCGTAGGCTACAGGGTTCGCTCGCAACGAGGTACACAATTTAGACAATGGGCAACTAGGATATTAAAAGAATATTTAGTTAAAGGGTTTGCCATGGATGATGAGCGTTTGAAAAACCCTCCCGTGGGACACTCTACCGTTCCTGATTACTTTGATGAAATGCTTGAACGCATTCGCGATATTCGAGCTAGTGAGCGACGTGTATATTTACGGGCTAAAGAAATTTTTACAATGGCTGCCGACTATGAGCCCTCTAATCAAGAGACTAATCGATTCTTTCAAACTATACAGAACAAGCTGCACTATGCTTGTACGCAGATGACGGCTGCTGAGCTTATTTCTAACCGTGTAGATGCTAATAAGCCAGATATGGGCTTAACCAGTTATAAAGGTGATGAAGTGCGTAAAACAGACGTCACTGTTGCTAAAAATTATCTGCGGGAAGATGAAATTAAAGAGCTGAATCGAATTGTAAATATGTGGCTTGATTTTGCAGAAGACCAAGCGTTACGGCGCAAGCAAGTATTCTTACAAGACTGGGCTGATAAGCTTGATCAGTTTTTGAGCTTTAATGATCGTGAAGTTTTAAGCGGCGCAGGGGCAATCTCTAAAAAAGCGGCAGATGATAAAGCAAAATTGGAGTTTGATAATTTTGCAAAGAGACGCCGCCGTTTGAAAGAAGCTGAAGGGGAAAATGCAAATATTTCTGCACTTAAAGCAATAGCTAATAAGGGTAAAAAAGGCTAG